In Gadus macrocephalus chromosome 4, ASM3116895v1, the following proteins share a genomic window:
- the LOC132455877 gene encoding uncharacterized protein LOC132455877 isoform X1 produces the protein MGVMKVSNVFTPPQIIMMSWTYVFLPVILGAVVSCQDVLSNPVVKLTVRPGENVTLYCDCKLTTNVNLVWYRNCSHENQPTLSLKWKDRDEGIFDYGEDRGNFYHLNMMWNDSSNSFDLLIKNITDSHLGLYYCGTEELNGEKGKKKEYIYTYGKIITRILFDIPLDAGAVDPAAPDCGQCWMLLVTLCPSSALLSLFLYFLCSHMVRAGKHPGISQETRPLTPRHEEENYSRVFYAVLETPQHKGSHSFFARSTSGL, from the exons ATGGGTGTGATGAAAGTATCAAATGTCTTCACTCCTCCACAGATCATCATGATGAGCTGGACGTATGTCTTTCTTCCCGTCATCTTGG GTGCTGTTGTGTCCTGTCAGGACGTACTCTCTAACCCAGTAGTGAAGCTGACCGTGAGACCAGGAGAAAACGTTACTCTATACTGTGACTGTAAACTCACAACTAATGTAAATCTTGTTTGGTACAGGAACTGTTCTCATGAAAACCAGCCAACACTATCTCTGAAATGGAAGGACAGAGATGAAGGCATTTTTGATTATGGCGAGGATAGAGGAAATTTCTACCATTTAAATATGATGTGGAACGATTCGTCAAACTCATTCGACTTACTGATTAAGAACATTACTGATTCTCACCTTGGTCTCTACTACTGTGGAACTGAAGAACTGAACGGGGAAaaaggaaagaagaaagaatATATCTACACATATGGTAAAATAATCACAAGGATTTTGTTTG ATATCCCTTTAGATGCCGGTGCTGTAGACCCTGCTGCTCCAGACTGTGGACAGTGCTGGATGCTGCTGGTCACCCTGTGTCcctcctccgctctcctctcTTTGTTCCTCTACTTCCTCTGCAGTCACATGG TTCGTGCCGGAAAACACCCTGGCATCTCTCAGGAAACCAGGCCTTTAACACCACGACATGAG GAGGAAAACTACAGCCGAGTGTTTTATGCTGTGTTGGAAACTCCACAGCACAAAGGATCTCACAGCTTCTTCGCCCGCAGTACGAGTGGGCTTTGA
- the LOC132455877 gene encoding uncharacterized protein LOC132455877 isoform X2 translates to MGVMKVSNVFTPPQIIMMSWTYVFLPVILGAVVSCQDVLSNPVVKLTVRPGENVTLYCDCKLTTNVNLVWYRNCSHENQPTLSLKWKDRDEGIFDYGEDRGNFYHLNMMWNDSSNSFDLLIKNITDSHLGLYYCGTEELNGEKGKKKEYIYTYGKIITRILFDIPLDAGAVDPAAPDCGQCWMLLVTLCPSSALLSLFLYFLCSHMAQLLFQFVPENTLASLRKPGL, encoded by the exons ATGGGTGTGATGAAAGTATCAAATGTCTTCACTCCTCCACAGATCATCATGATGAGCTGGACGTATGTCTTTCTTCCCGTCATCTTGG GTGCTGTTGTGTCCTGTCAGGACGTACTCTCTAACCCAGTAGTGAAGCTGACCGTGAGACCAGGAGAAAACGTTACTCTATACTGTGACTGTAAACTCACAACTAATGTAAATCTTGTTTGGTACAGGAACTGTTCTCATGAAAACCAGCCAACACTATCTCTGAAATGGAAGGACAGAGATGAAGGCATTTTTGATTATGGCGAGGATAGAGGAAATTTCTACCATTTAAATATGATGTGGAACGATTCGTCAAACTCATTCGACTTACTGATTAAGAACATTACTGATTCTCACCTTGGTCTCTACTACTGTGGAACTGAAGAACTGAACGGGGAAaaaggaaagaagaaagaatATATCTACACATATGGTAAAATAATCACAAGGATTTTGTTTG ATATCCCTTTAGATGCCGGTGCTGTAGACCCTGCTGCTCCAGACTGTGGACAGTGCTGGATGCTGCTGGTCACCCTGTGTCcctcctccgctctcctctcTTTGTTCCTCTACTTCCTCTGCAGTCACATGG CTCAGCTTCTGTTTCAGTTCGTGCCGGAAAACACCCTGGCATCTCTCAGGAAACCAGGCCTTTAA
- the cdk9 gene encoding cyclin-dependent kinase 9: MFISFAKKKKKDRETGEEEGFRVLYCLPSPEMQREKTSNAAAAAAAAEKPDREAAIMSKYYDGVEFPFCDEFSKYEKLAKIGQGTFGEVFKAKHRQTTKKVALKKVLMENEKEGFPITALREIKILQLLKHENVVNLIEICRTKATQFNRYKGSIYLVFDFCEHDLAGLLSNANVKFTLAEIKKVMQMLLNGLYYIHRNKILHRDMKAANVLITRDGVLKLADFGLARAFSLAKGSQGNRYTNRVVTLWYRPPELLLGERDYGPPIDLWGAGCIMAEMWTRSPIMQGNTEQHQLTLISQLCGSITADVWPEVDKKYELYQKMELPKGQKRKVKDRLKAYVKDPYALDLIDKLLVLDPGQRIDSDDALNHDFFWSDPMPSDLKNMLSTHNTSMFEYLAPPRRRGHMPQQQPNQNRNPATTSQTEFDRVF, translated from the exons ATGTTTATTTCATTtgcaaaaaagaagaagaaggaccgGGAAACAGGGGAAGAAGAAGGTTTCCGTGTGCTCTACTGTTTACCAAGTCCAGAGATGCAACGAGAAAAGACAAGCAATGCGGCTGCCGCCGCTGCGGCCGCTGAGAA GCCCGACCGAGAGGCCGCCATCATGTCCAAATACTACGACGGCGTGGAATTCCCTTTCTGCGACGAGTTCTCAAAATATGAAAAGCTGGCTAAAATTGGACAGGGGACATTTGG AGAAGTATTTAAAGCAAAGCACCGGCAGACTACGAAAAAAGTTGCACTGAAGAAGGTTCTCATGGAAAACGAGAAAGAAGGG TTTCCAATCACAGCTCTGAGGGAAATCAAGATCCTACAACTGCTGAAACATGAAAACGTAGTGAATCTGATTGAAATCTGCCGGACCAAAG CCACTCAGTTCAACAGATACAAAGGCAGCATCTACCTGGTGTTTGACTTCTGTGAGCATGACCTGGCTGGGCTGCTGAGCAACGCCAATGTAAAGTTCACCTTGGCAGAAATCAAGAAGGTCATGCAGATGTTGCTCAATGGCCTTTATTACATCCACAGGAACAAG ATCCTCCACAGAGACATGAAGGCGGCCAACGTGCTGATCACCAGGGACGGCGTGCTGAAGCTGGCTGACTTTGGCCTGGCCCGAGCCTTCAGCCTGGCCAAGGGGAGCCAGGGGAACCGCTACACCAACCGCGTGGTCACCCTGTGGTACCGGCCGCCAGAGCTGCTGCTAG GAGAGCGGGACTACGGGCCGCCCATCGACCTGTGGGGCGCCGGCTGCATCATGGCCGAGATGTGGACCAGGAGTCCCATCATGCAGGGCAACACAGAGCAGCACCAGCTCACGCTAATCAGCCAGCTGTGTGGCTCCATCACCGCTGAC GTGTGGCCAGAGGTGGACAAGAAGTACGAGCTCTACCAGAAGATGGAGCTGCCCAAGGGCCAGAAGCGCAAGGTGAAGGACCGGCTGAAGGCCTACGTCAAGGACCCGTACGCCCTGGACCTGATCGACAAGCTGCTGGTGCTGGACCCGGGGCAGCGCATCGACAGCGACGACGCGCTCAACCACGACTTCTTCTGGTCGGACCCCATGCCGTCGGACCTGAAGAACATGCTGTCCACGCACAACACCTCCATGTTCGAGTACCTGGCCCCGCCCCGCCGACGGGGTcacatgccccagcagcagcccaatCAGAACCGGAACCCGGCCACCACCAGCCAGACTGAGTTCGATCGGGTGTTTTAG